A stretch of the uncultured Desulfobacter sp. genome encodes the following:
- a CDS encoding BTAD domain-containing putative transcriptional regulator, with product MNILKSKLQIPKRYHTLSRKRLVRSLSKISTAKLASINAGAGYGKTTLVADALKQMNLAALWYRLDEQDNDFAVFVAYLYAALNQNDSGADEMDMQHTVSKTGLTKHTETLLEWLTFLEKTITQPTVIILDDYHLVGDNPAINQAIQFIIERLPDHIHLILIGRKNPRVGLSKLRAEGTLIEIDEADLAFTPGEIELFFSDHILPTPTSAKDIFAGTGGWAAGLVLLRYSLEKKAPEEIKAAIDSFVQNPGHIFSYFKETIFDLQPPNFRAFMMKAALLAEININLCSKIFHEDSAAAIINKMVDDHLMIFPTDDVGKSFYLHHLFRDFLIDQLHQTFSKPEINQLHRRIARKLETEDVFQAIHHFLEGQAFDDAIALIGTHERKFLLEGKVNFLGQCLNKLPESVIEKNPESLLAQAKLFSHFGKHKQAMENLTRAHQLFKKQKSGDRMVKCLIELGTQYYSTGYIKEAKLLMEQVLGDVQVKSFTHITALSYLTLLSSILCEFETAENYYKTGREIARSLSGFESNLSEISVNVAYTYTLYIKGRFNQAYQLSKKLLKKAIESGAEAFLSLLNYQFSSHYFMLEEYEKGIEYAKKAIEICDQTSQFDSTRGWIYFMWAQNCVALDRTDQARELIQECVGIFEDMGNRWGLAHAWELLHKIDITQGDMKSARQQLEKGMDTIKGYGLVSTEGIFENSLAQLYILEENYSSALDCLERAKDKFKVVDFHMCCNHLLASKACFKSGMLQKAFKCLSQGLALSEKRDYHRFIEKESQWINSLLKSGYSKQIPLNKKADTYLKSVIKADITKNRPVLKIKLFGRFKLTINDKEIPPAKWRSSRALMILKYLAANRTRGFIPREVLIEMLWPEADPKKTAGRFHMAMSALRKTLEPGILPKRASTYIERKKDTYRLYDDSRIRIDSEQFSDALILARANKAPPPKALESYRLALSIYTGSFLEEDQYEDWCNYIRDKFNSDYMTMLKEMADIYEKQNDMANAHHCNQKIFSIDSFNETAVTKIMAFHSNQGNFAQVKQTYKTYRDAAQDMACPVSPDVTALYKKLTPTKNSI from the coding sequence ATGAACATTCTAAAGTCAAAACTTCAGATTCCCAAACGGTATCACACGCTTTCCAGAAAGCGGCTGGTCCGATCTTTGAGTAAAATCAGTACTGCAAAACTGGCATCCATCAATGCCGGTGCCGGATATGGCAAAACGACCCTGGTTGCAGACGCGCTTAAACAAATGAACCTTGCCGCCCTCTGGTACCGGCTGGATGAACAGGATAACGATTTTGCCGTTTTTGTTGCCTATCTGTATGCCGCCCTTAACCAGAACGATTCCGGTGCTGATGAAATGGATATGCAGCATACGGTTTCAAAAACCGGTTTAACAAAACACACAGAGACACTTTTGGAATGGCTGACTTTTCTGGAAAAAACGATAACGCAGCCCACCGTGATCATCCTGGATGACTATCATCTGGTCGGAGACAATCCCGCCATCAATCAAGCGATACAGTTTATTATCGAGCGCCTGCCGGATCATATTCATCTGATTTTGATCGGCCGAAAAAATCCAAGAGTTGGCTTATCAAAGCTACGGGCAGAAGGAACGCTTATTGAAATTGATGAAGCCGATCTGGCGTTTACGCCCGGGGAGATCGAACTTTTTTTCTCAGATCACATATTGCCCACCCCAACTTCGGCCAAAGATATCTTTGCCGGCACAGGGGGGTGGGCAGCCGGTCTGGTGCTGCTTCGTTATTCACTGGAGAAAAAAGCCCCTGAAGAGATCAAGGCCGCAATTGATTCATTCGTGCAAAACCCGGGGCATATATTTTCTTATTTCAAAGAAACCATATTTGATCTGCAACCGCCTAATTTCAGAGCATTTATGATGAAAGCAGCCCTTCTTGCCGAAATAAACATAAACCTCTGCAGCAAAATATTTCATGAAGATAGTGCCGCCGCAATTATCAATAAAATGGTTGACGACCATTTAATGATTTTTCCCACAGACGACGTTGGCAAAAGCTTTTACCTGCATCATCTTTTCCGAGATTTTTTAATTGACCAGCTTCATCAAACGTTTTCAAAACCTGAAATCAATCAATTGCACCGTCGAATTGCCCGTAAACTTGAAACAGAAGATGTCTTTCAGGCCATCCACCACTTTTTAGAAGGCCAGGCTTTTGATGATGCCATTGCCCTCATCGGAACCCATGAAAGAAAATTTTTGCTGGAAGGAAAAGTCAATTTCCTGGGCCAATGCTTAAATAAACTGCCTGAATCCGTTATTGAAAAAAATCCCGAATCACTGCTGGCCCAGGCCAAACTCTTTTCCCATTTCGGGAAGCACAAACAGGCCATGGAGAACCTGACCCGGGCTCACCAACTGTTTAAGAAACAAAAATCCGGAGACAGAATGGTCAAATGCCTCATAGAGCTGGGCACCCAATACTATTCCACCGGGTATATTAAAGAAGCCAAACTGCTTATGGAACAGGTGCTTGGAGACGTGCAGGTAAAATCCTTTACCCACATTACCGCACTATCCTACCTGACATTGCTCTCTTCAATTTTATGCGAGTTTGAAACTGCGGAAAACTACTATAAAACAGGACGGGAAATAGCCCGGAGCCTTTCCGGTTTTGAAAGCAATTTATCTGAAATTTCCGTAAACGTTGCGTATACATACACATTGTATATTAAAGGAAGGTTTAACCAGGCATATCAGCTTAGCAAAAAGCTACTGAAAAAAGCGATTGAGTCCGGCGCAGAGGCATTTTTATCCTTACTCAATTATCAGTTCAGTTCCCACTATTTTATGCTGGAAGAATATGAAAAGGGGATTGAATATGCAAAAAAGGCCATTGAGATCTGTGATCAAACATCTCAGTTTGACAGCACCCGGGGATGGATCTATTTCATGTGGGCCCAAAACTGTGTCGCCCTTGACAGAACGGATCAGGCCCGTGAGTTGATCCAAGAGTGTGTCGGAATATTCGAGGACATGGGAAACCGCTGGGGTCTTGCCCACGCCTGGGAGCTGCTGCATAAAATAGATATTACCCAAGGGGACATGAAGTCGGCCCGGCAACAACTGGAAAAGGGCATGGACACCATCAAAGGTTACGGACTGGTTTCCACTGAAGGCATCTTTGAAAACAGCCTTGCCCAGCTGTATATCCTTGAAGAAAATTACTCAAGCGCCTTGGATTGTCTTGAACGTGCAAAAGATAAGTTTAAAGTTGTGGATTTCCATATGTGCTGCAACCATCTGCTGGCGTCGAAAGCCTGCTTTAAATCCGGTATGTTGCAAAAAGCGTTCAAGTGCCTGTCACAAGGTCTGGCTTTATCTGAAAAAAGAGACTACCACCGGTTTATTGAAAAAGAATCCCAGTGGATCAATTCTCTTTTAAAATCCGGTTATTCAAAACAGATACCACTGAACAAAAAAGCGGATACTTACCTGAAATCCGTTATTAAAGCAGATATAACGAAAAATCGGCCGGTCTTAAAGATCAAGTTGTTTGGCCGGTTCAAGCTTACGATTAACGATAAAGAGATCCCACCGGCAAAATGGCGCAGCTCAAGAGCGCTCATGATTTTAAAGTATCTTGCCGCCAACAGGACCAGAGGTTTTATTCCGCGGGAAGTATTGATTGAGATGTTGTGGCCCGAAGCTGACCCGAAAAAAACAGCGGGCCGCTTTCACATGGCCATGAGCGCCCTTCGCAAAACCCTGGAACCCGGAATTCTCCCCAAAAGGGCCTCCACATATATTGAACGCAAAAAAGACACTTACAGGCTGTATGATGACAGCAGAATCCGGATTGATTCAGAGCAATTTTCAGATGCGCTCATCCTGGCAAGGGCCAACAAAGCTCCCCCCCCAAAAGCACTCGAATCATACCGTTTGGCCCTATCCATTTATACGGGATCATTTCTGGAAGAAGATCAATATGAGGACTGGTGCAATTACATAAGAGATAAATTTAATTCAGATTACATGACAATGCTCAAAGAGATGGCTGATATTTACGAAAAGCAAAACGACATGGCAAATGCCCATCACTGCAACCAAAAAATCTTTAGCATCGATTCTTTTAATGAAACCGCAGTAACAAAAATAATGGCCTTCCATTCAAACCAAGGCAATTTTGCCCAAGTAAAACAGACATATAAAACTTACCGGGATGCCGCGCAGGATATGGCATGCCCGGTCAGCCCTGATGTGACGGCCCTGTATAAAAAGCTCACCCCAACAAAAAACTCAATTTAG
- the qrcD gene encoding menaquinone reductase integral membrane subunit QrcD — protein MDSGLLPKGAKRCGMGKFYFRLTVVGAVLLWGIYAWVLIYWKGLNQTNMNDYYGFALWIWADLAVIAVGGGAFFTGLLKYIFNVKELKNIINFAVIIGFVCYSSALMILAIDVGQPLRFWFIYWHANIHSMLTEVAFCLTAYFMVLTIEFIPNILENRQTAKISFFSHLSHNMHGVMAVFAATGAFLSFFHQGSLGGVTGVMFGRPFAVREGLLIWPWTFFLYTWSAAAFGPCFTLLVTNITEAITHKKLISDQTVHLLAKISGWMIVCYMVAKIIDTIYWATVTAPGLGFAFSRFYTNNSFYGYWILIAEVVFCGVIPGLLLIYKPTREKSATRMTAIILGVIGICLNRWVMVLQTMAAPVMSFDTWALYVPSWQEVATTILPVAYGIILISVAYRYLPVFPQEIKLNDG, from the coding sequence ATGGATTCCGGATTATTGCCCAAAGGAGCAAAACGCTGCGGCATGGGGAAATTTTATTTCAGATTAACCGTTGTGGGAGCTGTTCTTCTTTGGGGAATTTATGCCTGGGTGTTGATCTACTGGAAGGGATTGAATCAAACCAACATGAACGATTACTATGGATTCGCCCTCTGGATCTGGGCAGACCTGGCAGTCATCGCAGTTGGCGGCGGCGCGTTTTTCACCGGACTGCTCAAGTATATTTTTAACGTTAAAGAACTTAAAAATATAATTAATTTTGCCGTGATCATCGGGTTTGTCTGTTATAGTTCCGCCCTGATGATCCTTGCCATTGACGTGGGACAACCATTGCGTTTCTGGTTCATTTACTGGCATGCCAACATCCACTCCATGCTGACGGAAGTGGCCTTTTGCCTGACAGCATATTTTATGGTGCTGACCATTGAATTCATCCCCAATATTCTGGAAAACAGACAAACCGCCAAAATTTCTTTTTTCAGCCACCTAAGCCATAACATGCACGGCGTCATGGCTGTCTTTGCCGCAACCGGTGCCTTTCTTTCCTTTTTCCACCAGGGGTCCCTTGGCGGGGTTACCGGTGTTATGTTCGGCCGCCCGTTTGCCGTCAGGGAAGGCCTGCTGATCTGGCCCTGGACCTTCTTTTTATACACTTGGTCGGCTGCGGCATTTGGACCGTGCTTTACATTACTGGTCACAAATATCACCGAAGCCATTACCCATAAAAAGCTGATAAGTGATCAAACGGTTCATCTTCTGGCAAAAATTTCGGGCTGGATGATTGTGTGTTATATGGTTGCCAAGATCATTGATACCATTTACTGGGCAACGGTAACCGCACCCGGACTCGGATTTGCGTTCAGCCGTTTTTATACAAACAACAGTTTCTACGGCTATTGGATTTTAATCGCTGAAGTCGTCTTCTGCGGAGTTATCCCGGGGCTCCTGCTGATTTACAAACCCACGCGTGAAAAATCGGCAACGCGCATGACTGCCATCATTTTGGGCGTAATCGGCATCTGCCTGAACCGCTGGGTCATGGTGCTCCAGACAATGGCCGCCCCGGTCATGAGTTTTGACACCTGGGCGCTATACGTGCCAAGCTGGCAGGAAGTGGCCACGACCATATTGCCCGTGGCCTACGGCATTATCCTGATCTCGGTTGCATACCGGTACCTGCCGGTATTCCCCCAAGAAATTAAGTTGAATGACGGGTAA
- a CDS encoding transcriptional repressor: protein MCIHCDYRALLKDAGITSTSNRLRVLEVIGGNNFPLSAADIHETLERSAHINRVTVYRILDLLVEKQIVARIATGGRAAYYGMAPNAHHPAHPHFYCTQCGRMDCLTPEAVNIDFHSFENTFPGRIDKFELRIDGICRNCLKKMGKMG, encoded by the coding sequence ATGTGTATCCATTGTGATTACAGGGCGCTGCTTAAAGACGCAGGCATAACGTCAACCTCCAACCGGTTGCGGGTACTGGAAGTCATCGGCGGTAACAATTTTCCATTGTCAGCGGCAGATATCCACGAAACCTTAGAGAGATCCGCCCACATAAACCGGGTAACCGTATACCGCATCCTGGATCTGCTGGTGGAAAAACAGATTGTGGCCCGGATCGCGACCGGCGGCCGGGCGGCCTATTACGGCATGGCTCCTAATGCCCATCACCCGGCCCATCCCCATTTTTACTGCACCCAGTGCGGGCGCATGGACTGTTTGACACCCGAAGCCGTGAATATTGATTTTCATTCTTTTGAAAATACCTTCCCGGGCCGTATAGATAAGTTTGAGTTGCGTATAGACGGCATCTGCAGGAATTGTCTTAAAAAGATGGGAAAGATGGGTTGA
- a CDS encoding metal ABC transporter permease, with translation MEILKYEFMRHALAAGLLTSIICGIMGTLVVVNRIVFLSGGIAHAAYGGIGMAFYFNWPVIPSTMGFSLGASLVMAAVTLNNRQRADTVIGVIWAVGMAFGIILVDLTPGYNVDLMSYLFGSILTVPGSDLIIMAVIGTLILFLVAFFYKELMAVSYDEEFAGLRGLPVRGIYFSLIAMLGLTVVMVIQVVGLIMVIALLTIPPFMVEKHARSLGTMMAGSSLLGACFTMAGLYLSYRFDLTSGAAIIMVAGTAFLITLGVEKLWDFVPRTVQHAGEVKK, from the coding sequence ATGGAAATTCTTAAATACGAGTTTATGCGCCATGCGCTGGCCGCAGGGCTTTTGACCAGCATCATCTGCGGCATCATGGGCACTTTGGTGGTGGTGAACCGCATCGTGTTTTTATCGGGCGGTATTGCGCACGCCGCCTATGGCGGGATCGGCATGGCATTTTATTTCAACTGGCCGGTGATTCCTTCCACCATGGGATTTTCCCTGGGGGCCTCACTGGTCATGGCAGCTGTTACGTTAAACAACAGGCAGCGGGCCGATACGGTCATTGGTGTGATCTGGGCCGTGGGTATGGCATTCGGTATTATTCTGGTAGATCTGACACCGGGATATAATGTGGATCTGATGAGTTATCTTTTCGGCAGTATTCTTACCGTGCCCGGATCAGACCTGATCATTATGGCTGTCATCGGCACCCTGATCCTTTTTCTGGTTGCCTTTTTTTACAAGGAACTGATGGCGGTTTCCTATGACGAAGAATTTGCGGGCTTGCGGGGACTTCCGGTGCGCGGGATCTATTTTTCTCTGATTGCAATGCTCGGACTTACCGTGGTCATGGTGATCCAGGTGGTGGGGCTGATCATGGTGATTGCATTGCTCACCATCCCGCCGTTCATGGTGGAGAAACATGCCCGGTCCCTGGGGACCATGATGGCCGGTTCAAGTTTGCTGGGCGCCTGTTTCACCATGGCTGGGCTGTACCTGTCTTACCGGTTTGACCTGACCTCCGGGGCGGCCATTATCATGGTGGCCGGCACTGCATTTCTAATCACCCTGGGTGTTGAAAAACTTTGGGATTTTGTACCCAGAACGGTTCAGCATGCAGGAGAAGTAAAAAAGTAA
- a CDS encoding ABC transporter ATP-binding protein: MDFSYNGEIVLSDINLTIREHDFIAVIGPNGGGKSTLIRLILGLLKPDKGKIRVLGERPGKLTQALGYVPQNVHINGHFPITALDVVLMGCLGTGGRFGQSRRTRKECENDGLAALDRLGMARHARKKIGELSGGQRQRVFIARSLMTQPRLLFLDEPTASIDSRGQEDFLNLLEILNKDVAIVVVTHDLFAVSNYVKSVACVNHGLHYHSQEEIKGQMLETMYECSVEDACRVQVLAQVMPGAGHKDPGGADGNS; encoded by the coding sequence GTGGATTTTTCCTACAATGGAGAGATCGTTCTTTCAGATATCAACCTAACCATCCGGGAGCACGATTTTATAGCTGTTATCGGCCCCAACGGCGGAGGAAAATCCACCCTGATTCGCCTGATCCTGGGGCTTCTTAAACCTGATAAAGGTAAAATCCGGGTATTGGGAGAGCGTCCGGGCAAATTGACCCAGGCCCTGGGGTATGTGCCCCAGAACGTCCATATCAACGGCCATTTCCCCATTACCGCACTGGATGTGGTGCTCATGGGATGCCTGGGGACAGGCGGGCGCTTCGGGCAGTCCCGGCGGACCCGGAAAGAGTGTGAGAATGATGGGTTGGCCGCACTGGATCGTCTGGGTATGGCCAGGCATGCCCGCAAAAAGATCGGAGAGCTTTCCGGGGGGCAGCGTCAGCGGGTATTCATCGCCCGGTCTTTAATGACCCAGCCGAGACTGTTGTTTCTTGACGAACCCACCGCCAGTATTGATTCAAGGGGCCAGGAGGATTTTTTAAACTTGCTTGAAATCCTAAATAAGGATGTGGCCATTGTGGTGGTTACCCATGACCTGTTTGCCGTATCCAATTATGTCAAATCAGTGGCCTGCGTGAACCACGGGCTGCATTACCATTCCCAGGAGGAGATTAAAGGGCAGATGCTTGAAACCATGTATGAATGCTCGGTGGAAGATGCCTGTCGGGTGCAGGTGCTGGCCCAGGTCATGCCCGGGGCAGGGCATAAAGATCCAGGGGGTGCAGATGGAAATTCTTAA
- a CDS encoding zinc ABC transporter substrate-binding protein, whose translation MKLFVKLFTIISMIAVCYGYAGAQTPVPIFVSIVPQQYFVQQIGKDKVDVSVMVQPGASPATYEPKPLQMAKLSKSRIYFSIGVPFETFWLDKIASANPEMTIVHTEKGIEKQPIAAHHHEDEESADHHDHENDHGHAGLDPHIWLSPKLVKIQSGHILDTLVTADPENKDFYTANYHGFIKKIDALDLDLARMLKNKAGMQFMVFHPSWGYFARDYHLKMIPIEIEGKNPKPAKLQELIAHARAEGIKVIFVQPQFSTKSAALVAKEISGQVIPADPLAPDWLDNMRKVAAQFKEVLK comes from the coding sequence ATGAAACTATTTGTTAAATTGTTTACGATTATCTCAATGATTGCCGTTTGTTATGGATATGCCGGGGCCCAAACACCGGTTCCCATATTTGTCAGCATCGTGCCCCAGCAATATTTTGTGCAACAAATTGGCAAAGATAAAGTGGATGTTTCCGTGATGGTCCAGCCAGGAGCAAGTCCGGCCACATATGAGCCAAAACCCCTGCAGATGGCAAAACTATCCAAATCCCGTATCTATTTTTCCATTGGTGTGCCATTTGAAACGTTCTGGCTGGACAAAATTGCATCGGCCAATCCGGAAATGACCATTGTCCACACAGAGAAAGGCATCGAAAAACAGCCCATAGCCGCTCACCATCACGAAGACGAAGAATCGGCCGACCACCATGACCACGAGAATGATCATGGCCATGCCGGGTTGGACCCCCATATCTGGCTCTCTCCGAAGCTGGTCAAAATCCAGTCCGGCCATATCCTTGACACCCTTGTTACCGCAGATCCTGAAAATAAAGACTTTTACACGGCCAATTATCATGGTTTCATCAAAAAAATTGATGCCCTGGATCTGGATCTGGCCCGGATGTTAAAAAATAAAGCGGGTATGCAGTTTATGGTGTTTCATCCTTCATGGGGGTATTTTGCCCGGGATTACCACCTGAAAATGATCCCCATTGAAATAGAAGGCAAAAATCCAAAACCGGCCAAACTGCAGGAATTGATTGCCCATGCCAGGGCCGAAGGCATTAAAGTAATTTTTGTCCAGCCCCAGTTTTCAACCAAGAGTGCGGCCCTTGTGGCCAAGGAAATTAGCGGACAGGTTATACCGGCCGACCCTCTGGCACCGGACTGGCTGGATAATATGAGAAAAGTGGCTGCGCAGTTTAAGGAGGTCCTAAAATAG
- a CDS encoding DUF1178 family protein, translated as MIVFDLECINGHIFEGWFDDRDDLNRQQEQGLLQCPVCDSFSVSPKLSAVAIRKSASPVPAGPNRELASQAQLDAMAEFAEKMTEYVENNYEDVGSAFAKEALEMHYGAKEFKQIRGTTTQEEEKTLEKEGVPTVKIPVFKKDNEDLN; from the coding sequence ATGATAGTCTTTGATCTGGAATGCATTAACGGCCATATTTTTGAAGGCTGGTTCGATGACCGGGATGATCTTAACCGTCAGCAGGAGCAGGGCCTTTTGCAATGCCCTGTGTGTGACAGTTTTTCAGTAAGTCCAAAATTATCTGCCGTGGCCATAAGGAAATCTGCGTCCCCAGTCCCTGCCGGTCCCAACCGGGAGCTGGCGTCCCAGGCCCAACTGGATGCCATGGCCGAATTTGCCGAAAAAATGACTGAGTACGTCGAGAATAACTACGAAGATGTAGGGTCCGCCTTTGCCAAAGAAGCGTTGGAAATGCATTACGGGGCAAAAGAGTTCAAACAGATCCGGGGCACCACAACCCAGGAAGAGGAAAAGACCCTGGAGAAAGAGGGGGTGCCGACAGTTAAAATTCCAGTCTTTAAAAAAGACAACGAAGATCTTAATTAG